GGATCTCCGCGAGGTGGCGGCGCGGCGTGACGCCCGCCTTGGCGAACTGGCCGGAGACCGGCTTGTTCACCTTGCGCGGGTCGATCGCGCCGTACGCGACCTGGACGGCGGTGTAGCCGTCGCGCTCGGGGGTGCGGATCTGGGTGATCACGTTCGGTCCGGCCTGGACCACGGTCACCGGGACAACTCGGTTGTTCTCGTCGAACACCTGGGTCATGCCGAGCTTGGTGCCCAACAGACCCTTCGTGCTGCTCTGATTCGTCATAGCTCGAATCCCTCGCCTACTGGATGTTCACATCGACGCTCGCCGGCAGGTCGATGCGCATCAGCGCGTCGACCGTCTTCGGCGTCGGGTCGAGGATGTCGATGAGTCGCTTGTGGGTGCGCATCTCGAAGTGCTCGCGGCTGTCCTTGTACTTGTGCGGCGAGCGGATGACGCAGTACACGTTCTTCTCGGTGGGCAACGGCACCGGGCCGACAATCCGCGCACCCGTACGGGTCACGGTTTCCACGATCTTGCGCGCCGAAGCGTCGATCGCCTCGTGGTCGTAGGCCTTGAGCCTGATGCGGATCTTCTGTCCCGCCACGCTTGTCCTCTTCCGTCAGTTGTTCTCGACAGACGAACGCACGCGTGGGCGCCAAGCAACATGGCGATCACAGTCTCCGGACACAGCCGGGGATCGACGCTGTTCATCTGTCGTTGTACGTGCCGCCGGTGAGATCGGCGACGGGTCCTGCATCCGGTCCACGCGGTCGGGCGTGTCGGGTCCGTGAGGCTGCTGCTTCACGCGTTACACGATCGATTCCCGCGAGGAACTCGAAGTATCGGCTCCCATGATCGAGACCGCAGTAAACCGCGCTGCCCGATCAAGGCAACCTGACAAGTATGCACTACCGCCTCGGTGCAATCCAAATCCGCCGACGAGCGGTCCCCGGCCCCCGTTCCGGCGAATCTGGCAGTTGGTTGTGAGGTCGGTTGGGGCTCGTTGTGGAACCACAGGAAACCCTTGGTCCCGACACATCGCCCCCATAGGCTTCACCTCGAATGCCGCGGGAGACCCCGCGGTAGTTCTCCGACAGAAAGAACCGACTGATGTTCCAGAAGCGAATCGCGCTCATCGCCGCGCCCCTGATCGCCGGCGCGGTCCTCACCGCGCCCGCCGTCGCGATGGCGGCCCCCGGTCAGGGCCCCGGTACCCAGCAGCAGGACCAGCAGAACGGTCCGCGCCACGACGGCCCGCGCCAGGACGGTCCGAAGCAGGACGGTCCGAAGCAGGACGGTCCGCGCCAGGACGGCCCGAAGCAGCAGGGGCCGAAGCAGGACGGCCCGAAGCAGCAGGGCCCGCAGAACCAGGGACCCAAGCCGCAGGGTCCCGGCCAGCAGGGTCCGCAGCACCAAGGCCCCGGGCAGCGCGGTCACGACCGTGATCGTGGCCATGACCGCGACCGTGGTTACGACCGCGACCGGGACCGCGGTTACGACCGCCACCGCGGCCACCGGGGTCCGGACTACCGCCACGGCCCCAAGCACGGTCCGCAGTACGGCTCCAAGTGGATCCGCACCCACCAGCGCTGCGGCTTCATGTGGCGTGGCACCAAGTACGTCAACCGCTACTCGGGTTACACCATCTGCGTCCGCCCGGGCCAGTACCCGCCGCGCTGATCCACCCCCAAAGCAACCGGCCGCGACCATTCATTGGTCGCGGCCGGTTCTTCTTTCCCCGTATCGCCTAGGAACCCCACCAGGGCGGCGGGGGCTTGCGCTTGCCCCGCGGCGGGGTCCGATGCTTGCCGCGCGGCGCCGGCTTGGCGTTGGGTCCCGGGCGTTGGTAGCTGTTCAACCCGGGCTCCGGCGGGCCCTGGTTGTCCGGATTGGCACCCGGGCCCTGCATCCGGTTCTGCCCCGGCTCGGGCGGACCCTGGTTGTCCGGGTTCCCGCCGGGACCCTGCATCCTGCTCTGACCCGGTTCCGGCGGATCGGACGGATCGGCGACCGCATGCGGTACGCCGAGGAGCAACGCCCCGGACAGCGCGGCACCGATGACGGCTCCACCGACCCCTCGACGGGTGAGTTTGTTCTGCATCCTGCGCTCCTCGCTTGCCACACACCGCCCAATAGAGCAGTGCTATAGCGCAATGTAGCGACACTTAAGCCGATGGTGACGGCTTTCGTCGATCCCGCGGCGGGTATTTGGTCCCGCACCGACACTCGGGCGACGTGGGGTCCGCGATGGCACACCGCGACAGCAGAACTTACCGTGGAGTAAGATCGAGTCATGTCTTCTGCGAATCCGCGCCCGAGCGCGACCTACGCCCTGCGCCGCCGACTGCCCAAGAACATGATCGGCAATGCCCTCTTCTCCGCCGGCATGGTGGCGAAGGTGCCCTACTTCGGCACCATCCTGCCCCTGGTCACCGAGATGGAACCCGGCTACTGCAAGGTGACGGCACCCAATTGGTTCGGCGTCCACAACCACATCGGCACCTTCCACGCGATCGCCGCGTGCAACCTCGCCGAAACCGCGATGGGCATGCTGATGGAGGCGACCACCCCCACCTCGCACCGGTGGATTCCCAAGGAGATGCACACCCAATACCTGGCCA
This genomic interval from Gordonia sp. X0973 contains the following:
- a CDS encoding hotdog fold domain-containing protein; translated protein: MSSANPRPSATYALRRRLPKNMIGNALFSAGMVAKVPYFGTILPLVTEMEPGYCKVTAPNWFGVHNHIGTFHAIAACNLAETAMGMLMEATTPTSHRWIPKEMHTQYLAKATTRLTAEARLAEPIDWDSLTEGRDVVVNIAVRDTKGDEVVHCDITTWVTPA
- the rpsJ gene encoding 30S ribosomal protein S10, which gives rise to MAGQKIRIRLKAYDHEAIDASARKIVETVTRTGARIVGPVPLPTEKNVYCVIRSPHKYKDSREHFEMRTHKRLIDILDPTPKTVDALMRIDLPASVDVNIQ